One window of Candidatus Flexicrinis proximus genomic DNA carries:
- a CDS encoding PKD domain-containing protein, whose amino-acid sequence MLNDNNALVQAIAGFVALLTPAQKQAALAMAEIVTLALSDAPPPVPVASFTHTLDGLNATFTDTSTGGHSRVWSFGDGLTSTAQHPTHVYTTAGTYCVTLTIANEEGEMSAATLLLTVLGGGLGATFDDVVTALAPTIWLKLTEASGTLDNAGSGGAANDGTGTGITYAQSGLRGASEAVLFDNIADFITIPAIDASAFTCVVIYKPGASLYVANIFGDENGFEGDAVSVSLLHTEVGELSGFADNGAAMVSSNAGCIQPNKWNMVALVGTSGQALKLYHSANGALSNVSVSTTGTFTGPITAASAITFKSEIMATLSATSLACDDIMLFESALSEAQLQSIATASGLGIQS is encoded by the coding sequence ATGCTGAATGACAACAACGCGCTTGTGCAGGCGATTGCCGGTTTCGTGGCCTTACTCACCCCGGCGCAAAAGCAAGCGGCATTAGCCATGGCTGAGATTGTGACGCTGGCCTTATCCGATGCCCCGCCGCCGGTTCCAGTCGCAAGTTTCACGCATACGCTAGACGGACTAAATGCGACGTTTACCGATACTTCTACCGGCGGTCATAGTCGCGTATGGTCGTTTGGCGATGGTCTGACTTCTACCGCACAACATCCGACACACGTCTATACCACGGCAGGGACGTATTGCGTCACTCTGACCATAGCAAACGAGGAAGGCGAGATGAGCGCAGCAACATTACTCCTGACAGTTTTAGGCGGCGGGTTAGGTGCGACATTCGACGATGTTGTGACCGCCCTCGCACCTACGATTTGGCTAAAACTCACAGAGGCGTCGGGGACACTAGATAATGCGGGCAGCGGAGGCGCTGCGAACGATGGCACGGGTACGGGCATCACCTATGCACAAAGCGGCCTGCGAGGCGCAAGCGAGGCGGTTCTATTCGACAATATAGCCGACTTTATAACCATCCCCGCGATTGACGCTAGCGCGTTTACTTGCGTAGTTATCTACAAGCCGGGCGCCTCTCTATATGTAGCGAATATCTTTGGCGACGAAAACGGTTTTGAGGGAGACGCCGTTAGCGTTAGCTTGCTACATACCGAAGTCGGGGAGCTTTCCGGGTTCGCTGACAATGGTGCTGCGATGGTGTCAAGTAATGCCGGATGTATACAGCCGAATAAGTGGAATATGGTCGCGCTTGTCGGTACGTCAGGGCAAGCACTAAAACTATATCACTCTGCAAACGGCGCATTGTCGAATGTATCGGTATCAACGACAGGGACGTTTACAGGACCGATAACGGCGGCCTCTGCAATCACCTTCAAATCAGAGATTATGGCGACGTTATCTGCCACCTCGTTAGCCTGCGATGATATTATGCTATTCGAGAGCGCACTCTCGGAGGCGCAATTACAATCCATCGCCACGGCATCGGGGCTAGGCATACAGTCATGA